In one window of Tubulanus polymorphus chromosome 3, tnTubPoly1.2, whole genome shotgun sequence DNA:
- the LOC141902933 gene encoding uncharacterized protein LOC141902933 produces MGCRPSKADFIGDSYCEGSRDLDNISRRGYRHGNCVMRKCHCGTCRSRRMLPHTNSFPVDAHNRIVTSDNWIDSRWQSGIGTASSSAAARSSGSSLSYTRDFSTVTSVSGRSTIRVTLLRDGSMIEVEKYETPETDPDDIDLSNSAESPLIGGSCHGAAGTSPGAAGAIAICRARHHDINTHYSLPNLKLVDESSPRNCTGTDEPVAVSRETDPLLSSEDSGVEDAVVDGNGCDSGRNRDRERRQAAPPMRKLQKSRAICCETVVHGYHNEQTQLLLPRVDVNGECSNSMLSPQSDSQQQSHYSANCQPDDQFPDSTDQPPSGHLDYHNALKQPQFLKSEDQSHFHNPDDPSRSHDPDDQPQSHDKRNGCSLIVVESNPGNDDVDRPLFTIQTPELSRASSNATPTKLPPIKSTSKLKGTFSSPSFVRDLLQLNGGGAGGGASGSSSAASSNVSSAANTPKLKCKKGFDKCKHSSLDLPGEKSRKKTPQKSNSSGWLSKLNKDKDADGVKTGSKSNGTPKTPKKSLSSDWLSRLTSMDRGRNKSADSAKSKKRPFVKAMSDEGGATGGSSDYHYTDAIGVNDSNAAENVVDVHLHEEFFRDFGDIFDDEADFAC; encoded by the exons ATGGGATGTCGTCCCAGTAAAGCTGATTTCATCGGCGACAGTTACTGCGAGGGAAGCCGCGACCTAGATAATATCAGTCGACGCGGATATCGCCATGGCAACTGCGTTATGCGTAAGTGTCATTGCGGGACGTGTCGATCTCGGCGGATGCTGCCGCACACGAACTCGTTCCCGGTCGACGCTCACAATCGTATCGTCACGTCCGATAACTGGATCGATTCGCGCTGGCAATCGGGAATAGGGACGGCGTCGTCGTCAGCGGCGGCGAGGAGCTCCGGTAGTTCGCTGTCGTATACGCGTGATTTCTCCACGGTTACGAGCGTCTCCGGGCGGTCGACAATACGCGTCACATTGCTACGCGACGGGTCGATGATCGAAGTTGAGAAATACGAAACTCCCGAAACCGATCCGGACGATATCGATCTAAGTAATTCGGCCGAGTCTCCGCTGATCGGCGGTTCGTGCCACGGGGCGGCTGGTACCTCCCCCGGGGCGGCCGGGGCCATCGCGATCTGTCGCGCGCGTcatcatgatataaatactCACTATTCTCTACCAAACTTGAAATTAGTCGATGAAAGCAGCCCGCGGAATTGTACGGGCACTGACGAGCCCGTCGCGGTTAGCCGCGAAACTGACCCGTTACTGTCGAGCGAGGACTCAGGCGTCGAGGACGCAGTCGTCGACGGCAACGGTTGCGACAGCGGTAGAAATCGAGATCGCGAACGTCGACAAGCAGCGCCACCTATGAGAAAATTGCAGAAAAGCCGAGCCATCTGCTGCGAAACGGTTGTCCACGGTTACCACAACGAGCAGACGCAATTGTTGCTGCCGCGCGTTGACGTAAACGGTGAGTGCTCAAATTCAATGCTCAGTCCGCAATCGGATAGCCAGCAACAATCTCACTATTCCGCAAACTGTCAGCCGGACGACCAGTTTCCCGATTCGACGGACCAGCCACCGTCTGGCCATCTAGATTATCACAACGCGTTGAAGCAGCCGcaatttctcaaatcggagGACCAGTCGCATTTCCACAATCCGGACGACCCGTCGCGATCTCACGATCCGGACGACCAGCCACAATCTCATGACAAACGAAACGGTTGTTCGTTGATCGTCGTCGAATCGAATCCGGGCAACGACGACGTCGATCGGCCGTTATTTACGATTCAAACCCCCGAATTATCGCGAGCTTCGTCGAACGCGACTCCGACGAAATTACCGCCGATTAAATCGACGTCGAAATTGAAAGGTACGTTCTCGTCGCCGTCGTTCGTACGAGATTTACTACAGCTGAACGGGGGCGGGGCCGGGGGCGGGGctagcggcagcagcagcgcgGCGTCGTCGAACGTTTCCAGCGCGGCGAACACGCCGAAATTAAAGTGCAAGAAAGGCTTCGACAAGTGTAAACATTCGAGTTTGGACCTACCCGGCGAGAAATCTCGTAAGAAAACGCCGCAGAAGAGCAACTCGTCGGGCTGGCTGTCGAAACTGAATAAAGATAAAGACGCGGACGGCGTTAAAACCGGTTCGAAGTCAAACGGAACGCCGAAAACCCCGAAGAAAAGTCTGTCGAGCGATTGGCTGAGCCGATTGACCTCGATGGATCGCGGCCGCAATAAGAGCGCCGATAGCGCGAAGAGTAAGAAACGACCGTTCGTTAAAGCTATGAGCGATGAAGGTGGCGCCACCGGTGGTAGTAGTGATTATCATTACACCGATGCGATCGGTGTGAATGATTCGAACGCAGCAGAAAACGTCGTCGATGTTCATTTACATGAGGAATTTTTCAGAG ATTTTGgagatatttttgatgatgagGCCGATTTTGCCTGTTGA